The following coding sequences lie in one Niabella agricola genomic window:
- a CDS encoding phosphoglycerate kinase, translated as MSKFSDYNFKDQKALIRVDFNVPLNEQMEITSDARMKAAVPTIKKILNDGGKVILMSHLGRPKGGPEDKFSLKHLVNHLSELLSGATVLFANDCIGEQAYLTADMLRPGEVLLLENLRFYKEEEKGDEAFAEKLSKLGDVYVNDAFGTAHRAHASTAVIAKFFPADKKMFGLLMENEVNSAQKVLTQSEKPFTAILGGAKVSDKILIIENLMEKATDIIIGGGMAYTFYKAQGGHIGASLCEEDRLDTAREILAKAAEKGVCIHLPSDSIIANKFAADADTAASPSNAIPDGWMGLDVAENAREQFTNVIKRSKTILWNGPMGVFEMEKFQAGTKAIAEAVAEATQNGAFSLVGGGDSVSAVNKFGFADKVSYVSTGGGAMLEFFEGKVLPGIAAIEEA; from the coding sequence ATGTCAAAATTTTCAGACTATAACTTCAAAGATCAGAAGGCGCTGATACGGGTCGACTTTAATGTTCCATTGAATGAGCAAATGGAAATTACCTCAGACGCCCGTATGAAGGCCGCCGTTCCTACGATCAAAAAGATCCTCAACGATGGCGGAAAAGTGATCCTGATGTCGCATCTCGGTCGCCCGAAAGGCGGACCGGAAGATAAATTTTCCCTGAAGCACCTGGTAAACCACTTAAGTGAATTACTGAGCGGCGCTACAGTTCTGTTTGCCAATGACTGCATTGGAGAGCAGGCGTATCTCACGGCAGATATGTTACGTCCGGGAGAGGTGCTGTTGCTGGAGAATCTCCGATTCTACAAAGAAGAAGAGAAAGGCGATGAAGCCTTTGCCGAAAAGCTGAGCAAGCTGGGAGACGTGTATGTAAACGATGCTTTTGGTACGGCGCACCGGGCGCATGCTTCTACCGCTGTAATAGCAAAATTCTTCCCTGCTGACAAAAAAATGTTTGGGTTGCTAATGGAGAATGAAGTAAACAGCGCACAAAAAGTATTGACTCAAAGCGAGAAACCGTTTACGGCAATCCTGGGCGGGGCAAAGGTTTCCGACAAGATCCTGATCATTGAAAATCTGATGGAAAAAGCTACGGATATCATTATTGGTGGTGGAATGGCCTATACCTTCTATAAAGCGCAGGGAGGGCATATCGGTGCTTCTCTTTGTGAAGAGGACCGGCTGGATACTGCAAGGGAGATCCTGGCCAAAGCAGCGGAAAAAGGCGTGTGTATTCATTTGCCCAGCGATAGCATTATTGCCAATAAATTCGCAGCGGATGCCGATACGGCGGCCTCACCCAGCAACGCCATACCCGATGGTTGGATGGGACTGGATGTTGCTGAAAACGCCCGTGAGCAGTTCACCAACGTGATCAAAAGATCCAAAACCATCCTGTGGAACGGACCGATGGGCGTGTTCGAAATGGAAAAATTCCAGGCGGGTACCAAAGCGATTGCTGAAGCAGTTGCAGAGGCTACGCAGAACGGCGCCTTCTCACTGGTAGGTGGTGGTGACAGTGTATCGGCGGTGAACAAATTTGGTTTTGCTGATAAAGTAAGCTATGTTTCTACCGGTGGCGGCGCCATGCTTGAGTTCTTCGAGGGTAAGGTGCTTCCGGGTATTGCGGCCATCGAAGAGGCATAA
- the rplK gene encoding 50S ribosomal protein L11, whose translation MAKEISGFVKLQCKGGQANPAPPIGPALGSKGVNIMEFCKQFNARTQDKMGKVLPVLITVYSDKSFEFVIKTPPAAIQLMEAAKIQKGSKESNRAKVGKVTWEQVEAIAKDKMPDLNCFTVDSAMKMVAGTARSMGLNVEGKAPWEN comes from the coding sequence ATGGCAAAAGAAATCTCTGGCTTTGTAAAGCTACAGTGTAAAGGCGGTCAGGCCAATCCTGCACCTCCTATTGGGCCGGCGTTAGGTTCCAAAGGTGTTAACATCATGGAATTCTGCAAACAATTCAACGCCCGCACACAAGACAAAATGGGAAAAGTACTTCCCGTATTAATCACCGTTTACAGCGACAAAAGTTTTGAATTTGTAATCAAAACGCCTCCTGCAGCCATCCAGCTGATGGAAGCCGCTAAAATTCAGAAAGGTTCTAAGGAAAGCAACCGCGCCAAAGTGGGTAAGGTTACCTGGGAGCAGGTAGAGGCTATTGCAAAAGACAAAATGCCCGACCTGAACTGCTTTACCGTTGATTCTGCTATGAAAATGGTAGCCGGTACAGCGCGCAGCATGGGACTGAATGTTGAAGGAAAAGCCCCGTGGGAAAATTAA
- a CDS encoding GxxExxY protein, translating to MGSIRPLGGFLEIVYKDAFEYEFRKNRILYERERKYQIQYKDAVLPHFFRADAVLLNRIILEIKVREGSLAVEDLVQTINHLKCSRCKIGLILNFGKMRLQIRRVIFY from the coding sequence TTGGGGTCCATAAGACCCTTGGGTGGTTTTCTTGAAATCGTTTATAAAGACGCGTTCGAATATGAGTTCAGAAAGAACCGCATCCTTTATGAAAGAGAAAGGAAATACCAAATCCAGTACAAAGACGCTGTTTTGCCGCACTTCTTTCGAGCAGACGCCGTCCTGCTCAACCGCATTATTCTTGAAATAAAAGTCAGGGAAGGCAGCTTAGCGGTGGAAGACCTGGTGCAAACCATCAATCATCTGAAATGCTCCAGATGCAAAATAGGGCTTATCCTGAACTTTGGAAAAATGCGGTTACAGATCAGGCGGGTAATTTTTTATTAA
- the rplA gene encoding 50S ribosomal protein L1, with protein MAFISKKRKVANAKVDANKAYTLKEASALVKDISVAKFDASVDLHVRLGVDPKKADQAIRGTVTLPHGTGKTKRVLVLCTPDKEADANSAGADYVGLDEFVQKIEGGWTDVDVVIATPAVMPKIGKLGKILGPRNLMPNPKTGTVTNDVAAAVNEVKGGKIAFKVDKAGIVHASIGRVSFSPEKIAENGQEFLNAIIKAKPTTAKGTYLKGISMASSMGPGIALDTKSFVQ; from the coding sequence ATGGCATTCATTAGTAAAAAAAGAAAAGTTGCAAATGCAAAGGTAGACGCCAATAAAGCGTACACCCTGAAAGAAGCCTCTGCATTGGTAAAAGATATAAGTGTGGCAAAGTTTGACGCTTCTGTAGATCTGCACGTACGTTTGGGTGTAGATCCTAAAAAAGCGGATCAGGCCATTCGTGGTACGGTAACCCTGCCGCACGGAACCGGTAAAACAAAACGGGTGCTGGTACTTTGTACGCCCGATAAAGAAGCGGACGCAAACAGCGCCGGCGCTGACTATGTAGGTTTGGACGAATTTGTACAGAAAATTGAAGGTGGCTGGACAGATGTGGATGTAGTGATTGCTACGCCTGCTGTAATGCCGAAGATCGGTAAACTGGGTAAGATCCTGGGGCCGCGCAACCTGATGCCGAACCCTAAAACAGGAACCGTTACCAATGATGTAGCTGCTGCTGTTAACGAGGTGAAAGGTGGTAAGATTGCTTTTAAAGTGGATAAAGCCGGTATCGTGCATGCTTCCATCGGTCGTGTAAGCTTCAGCCCCGAAAAGATTGCTGAAAACGGCCAGGAGTTTTTAAATGCCATTATTAAGGCAAAGCCCACCACAGCAAAAGGTACTTATTTAAAAGGAATTTCTATGGCCAGCTCTATGGGCCCTGGAATTGCTTTGGATACAAAATCTTTTGTACAGTAA
- a CDS encoding helix-hairpin-helix domain-containing protein codes for MKTYLRFSKKERIGLLLLILVVLLFAIQPFIETTTERKPLKPLSEADFSKIATTTEASGYPDKTDTDLLPADATAYKKRTNQSLTAMVLFNFDPNTLNEAGWLKLGLRKRTVQTIIRYRNKGGHFRKPEDLQKIYGLRADEFERIRPYITLAATSRRAGYTPPVASPAGNTFIYSRPQPIDINTADTTAYKALHGIGSRLAARIIQYREKLGGFYSISQVGETYGVPDSTFQKIKPFLVLNNTYLRKLNINSASYEALNAHPYISSKLAYLIVKQRKAAPIAVDDLPALVMLTNDVFEKLKPYIQVEAIGAPEY; via the coding sequence ATGAAAACGTATTTACGGTTTTCAAAAAAAGAACGTATCGGTTTGCTGCTATTAATCCTTGTAGTGTTGCTTTTTGCCATACAGCCTTTTATTGAAACCACAACAGAAAGGAAACCGCTGAAACCTTTATCAGAAGCGGACTTCAGCAAGATCGCCACAACTACTGAAGCGTCCGGTTATCCTGACAAAACGGATACAGACCTGTTGCCTGCCGATGCCACCGCATATAAGAAACGAACCAATCAATCATTGACGGCAATGGTACTTTTTAACTTTGATCCCAACACATTGAACGAAGCAGGTTGGTTAAAACTGGGGTTACGCAAACGTACGGTTCAAACCATTATACGTTACCGCAACAAAGGAGGACACTTCCGCAAACCGGAAGACCTGCAGAAAATTTATGGATTGCGCGCCGATGAATTTGAGCGGATCAGACCTTATATTACCCTTGCTGCAACATCCCGGCGGGCTGGTTATACGCCCCCTGTTGCTTCTCCAGCCGGTAACACCTTTATATATTCAAGGCCACAACCCATCGATATCAATACAGCGGATACCACTGCTTATAAAGCCCTGCATGGTATTGGCAGCAGGCTGGCGGCGAGGATCATTCAATACCGGGAAAAACTGGGTGGCTTTTACAGTATCAGCCAGGTGGGGGAAACCTACGGTGTTCCGGATTCAACGTTTCAAAAAATAAAACCTTTCCTGGTTCTCAATAATACATATCTGCGGAAACTCAACATCAATTCGGCATCTTATGAAGCATTAAATGCACATCCCTATATCAGCAGCAAGCTGGCCTACCTCATCGTTAAACAACGGAAAGCAGCGCCCATCGCCGTAGATGATTTGCCGGCCCTAGTTATGCTAACCAATGATGTGTTTGAAAAACTGAAGCCCTATATTCAGGTAGAAGCCATTGGGGCACCGGAATACTAA
- a CDS encoding diacylglycerol kinase family protein has product MKRPFSLNKLLRSFGYAVRGIKTAFRFEQNFRIHAVATLLAVLLAFVFRITVYEWLVIILCISVVTGAELINTSIEKICDLVHPQTDSRVQYIKDISAAAVLLTAAGALIAGLLIFVPRLVALI; this is encoded by the coding sequence ATGAAGCGCCCATTTTCTCTGAATAAACTATTGCGAAGTTTTGGATATGCAGTCCGTGGGATAAAAACCGCATTCCGGTTCGAGCAGAATTTCCGGATACACGCGGTTGCTACCCTGCTGGCGGTATTGCTTGCCTTCGTTTTCAGGATAACGGTTTATGAATGGCTTGTTATCATTCTTTGCATTAGTGTCGTAACCGGTGCCGAGCTGATCAACACCTCCATCGAAAAGATCTGTGACCTGGTGCATCCGCAAACAGATTCCCGGGTTCAATATATTAAGGATATATCGGCCGCCGCCGTGCTCCTGACAGCAGCTGGTGCACTCATTGCGGGTTTGCTGATCTTTGTTCCCAGGCTGGTTGCCCTGATCTGA
- a CDS encoding RNA polymerase sigma factor yields the protein MSKLTSDFTAADLLNQCSLGDEKAFKELYERYHFRLHQYILKIVKSKEAAEELVMDVFLKLWVARELLPGIENFDGFLFKIAYNKSIDFFRAAAKDKPFADILWEKMQIPAQNTADASLLMQEFNAKLKEAIDLMPPQRKKIFQLSREENLSHAQISEALGISKNTVANTIVEARQFITTYLGRHFDVLSMLTILSGIAQKNNF from the coding sequence ATGAGTAAACTGACATCCGATTTTACAGCGGCTGATTTATTAAACCAATGTTCATTGGGGGATGAAAAAGCGTTCAAAGAACTTTACGAACGGTATCATTTCCGGCTGCATCAATACATACTCAAAATAGTAAAATCAAAAGAAGCCGCAGAAGAACTGGTGATGGATGTGTTTCTGAAATTGTGGGTAGCGCGGGAGTTGCTGCCTGGTATCGAAAACTTCGACGGATTTTTATTCAAAATTGCTTATAACAAGAGCATCGACTTTTTCAGGGCTGCGGCTAAAGACAAACCCTTTGCCGACATCCTTTGGGAAAAAATGCAGATCCCGGCCCAAAACACCGCAGACGCATCGCTGCTGATGCAGGAATTTAATGCCAAACTGAAGGAAGCAATCGATCTGATGCCGCCCCAGCGCAAGAAGATCTTTCAGCTCAGCCGGGAAGAAAACCTATCGCATGCCCAGATTTCCGAAGCACTGGGCATTTCAAAAAACACCGTTGCCAATACCATTGTAGAAGCCCGTCAATTTATTACCACCTACCTGGGCCGGCATTTTGATGTGCTTAGCATGCTGACCATCCTCTCCGGGATCGCCCAAAAAAATAATTTTTAG
- the rplL gene encoding 50S ribosomal protein L7/L12, which yields MADIKTLAESLVGLTVKEVQELADFLKTEYGIEPAAAAVVVAGGGEGGAAAAEEKTAFDVILKNAGASKLNVVKIVKDLTGLGLKEAKELVDGAPKPVKEGVSKAEAEDIAAKLKEAGAEVEVA from the coding sequence ATGGCAGATATCAAAACATTAGCAGAAAGCCTGGTAGGTTTAACTGTAAAAGAAGTACAGGAATTAGCAGATTTTTTAAAGACTGAGTACGGCATCGAGCCTGCTGCAGCTGCGGTAGTAGTAGCTGGTGGTGGTGAAGGTGGTGCGGCGGCCGCTGAAGAAAAAACAGCATTTGACGTAATCCTTAAGAATGCAGGTGCTTCTAAATTGAACGTGGTTAAGATCGTTAAAGATCTGACTGGTTTAGGTCTGAAAGAAGCAAAAGAACTGGTAGACGGAGCTCCGAAGCCAGTAAAAGAAGGTGTATCTAAAGCGGAAGCTGAAGACATCGCTGCTAAACTGAAAGAAGCAGGTGCTGAAGTAGAAGTGGCTTAA
- a CDS encoding Ig-like domain-containing protein: protein MRTNQPLDTVLKKVALCLLLLAIILSKGSVADAQITAAPFNLYQPVTSPTFSNLTVTSSQVPILGGDEFSNKGNVTNSTTTDVASWTAVLGGSAWLQVADNAATGGNVYPAGAYVGFVIGNSSLVKLTGNTVTVTTYLNGVATGDSYTAGDDLLAVSLLGSQKVKVGFVTGQAFNSVRITISNGLTIASTWNIYYAEILRPQAGPVPVCNTKTALVQSAYPAVVTTGSSGLASLNLGSSSIFSNVENIVNSNTSDAATMTSSVASVGTSAYVSVRNAGSQFPGGYFAGFDVASSNVLSLSLLSNFKIATYLNGTLQEEMSGNNLLLSAPLLAANERTTIGFVTNSSKPFNEVRYILEKTVNVDLGTLSIYNAVIKQFCAGSLVCNTPTRMNSVQQPVYIDAVNSGFSGAVCAACNLTGVDNVIDGNAGTAATMSLTAGVGTTGSLAVADAVTTYAAGTFAGFDIQTNTLLDVQVPNAIRIDLLNNGTVVQSTTGPALLAGVSTSLLTDPSRQIVGVIAAVPFDEVKISFNSLLNVDLGLIQIYDVIWQKNCEVPLPCNQTILLKAPDYGVVINGQHTGFSGAVNAAGSVQNPWNLVNNITSDYARIQTVANVAAQGSISVASGSNVFPGGVYAGFLVRENSSNPLALVNLLKIITINTYKRDAQGVSQLVESKSGSQLLGLTVLLNLLGNDYGVKNIGFITSQPFDEMQISIGGLANVGLTAASLDVFSATIDTRYVAPGTPGLSCPLFKTNPDINFTTVNKPVTGSVATNDKVPAGTTYTNAVAVNGADGVPNPSGGTLTLNADGSGNYTFVATALGSYSYDITVSNGTVTEVQNLTITVTDPAISTNLPIVNTDIASTNAGAPVTVNVLVNDHAGNPGGTLGTPEIFKQGSNGTATINGSQVVYTPAAGFVGKDTIVYKVCETPGTNLCGYAYVFVEVKPAAINTTSATDDFAVTNAGTAVTGNVKDNDIDPEGDPQTVATQGFTDDTYGTFTLGSDGAYTFTPKVGFSGTARFTYVISDNKGASATGTLYVYTKGSAADLTISSMALPAQVKGSKTVSVRISVSTVNSSPTDGTDVYVLIPKTANIMLDTYAPALTTMFGLPVQNADWSYVGMDASNVNYMFKLGGTNLKTVIAGSSTSSFGVTFTFNGGSNAGLENLITYIFENSGGESNSTNNNDSEAIQYNP, encoded by the coding sequence ATGAGAACCAATCAACCTCTTGACACTGTCCTGAAAAAGGTAGCTTTATGCCTGTTATTGCTAGCCATTATCCTCTCAAAAGGATCCGTTGCTGATGCACAGATAACGGCAGCTCCTTTTAACCTGTATCAACCAGTAACTTCTCCAACGTTTTCAAATCTGACGGTTACAAGCAGTCAGGTTCCGATACTGGGGGGAGATGAATTTAGTAACAAAGGTAATGTAACAAATTCGACCACTACCGATGTGGCTTCCTGGACCGCGGTGCTGGGCGGCAGTGCCTGGTTACAGGTTGCGGATAATGCGGCAACCGGAGGCAATGTATACCCGGCCGGAGCTTATGTCGGTTTTGTAATCGGCAACAGTTCACTGGTTAAATTAACAGGGAATACGGTTACGGTGACTACTTATTTAAACGGAGTTGCAACCGGCGATTCCTATACCGCGGGTGATGATCTCCTGGCGGTTTCGCTGCTGGGAAGCCAGAAAGTTAAAGTAGGTTTTGTAACCGGCCAGGCGTTTAACAGCGTACGGATTACCATCAGTAACGGGTTGACGATTGCTTCAACATGGAATATATATTACGCGGAGATCCTGAGGCCACAGGCAGGACCGGTGCCCGTTTGTAATACCAAAACGGCATTGGTGCAAAGTGCATATCCGGCGGTGGTAACCACTGGTTCCAGCGGCCTTGCGTCTTTAAACCTGGGAAGTTCCAGCATCTTTTCAAATGTAGAGAACATTGTAAATTCCAACACCAGCGATGCGGCCACCATGACTTCTTCTGTAGCCAGTGTTGGAACTTCTGCGTATGTGTCTGTTAGGAATGCGGGCTCCCAGTTCCCCGGCGGCTATTTCGCCGGTTTTGATGTAGCCAGCTCGAATGTATTATCACTTAGCTTGCTTTCGAATTTTAAAATTGCAACGTATCTGAATGGTACGCTGCAGGAAGAAATGTCGGGCAATAACCTGCTGCTTTCAGCGCCACTGCTGGCTGCAAATGAAAGAACAACGATTGGTTTTGTAACCAATAGCAGCAAACCCTTTAATGAGGTTCGGTATATTTTGGAGAAAACGGTAAACGTGGATCTCGGAACTCTTTCTATTTATAATGCAGTAATCAAACAATTCTGCGCCGGGTCACTTGTTTGCAATACGCCAACAAGGATGAATTCGGTACAACAGCCGGTGTATATCGATGCCGTTAATTCAGGGTTCTCTGGTGCTGTATGTGCCGCATGTAACCTTACCGGTGTTGACAATGTGATTGACGGAAATGCGGGTACCGCAGCTACAATGAGCTTAACAGCTGGTGTAGGTACCACCGGTAGCCTGGCTGTTGCCGATGCAGTTACTACCTATGCCGCCGGAACATTTGCAGGATTCGATATCCAGACCAATACACTTCTGGATGTTCAGGTGCCTAACGCAATACGCATTGACCTTTTAAATAACGGAACTGTGGTTCAATCCACTACCGGGCCGGCCTTGCTGGCAGGCGTTTCCACCAGTCTTCTCACAGACCCGTCGCGGCAGATCGTTGGAGTAATTGCAGCGGTGCCCTTTGATGAAGTAAAGATCAGCTTTAACAGCCTGCTGAATGTGGATCTTGGTTTAATTCAGATCTATGATGTGATCTGGCAGAAGAACTGTGAAGTGCCGTTGCCTTGTAACCAAACCATTCTTTTGAAAGCTCCGGATTATGGTGTGGTTATTAACGGACAGCATACTGGTTTTAGTGGGGCGGTAAATGCTGCAGGATCGGTACAAAACCCCTGGAATCTGGTAAATAATATTACTTCTGATTACGCACGCATTCAAACCGTTGCCAATGTAGCTGCACAAGGATCGATATCTGTAGCTTCCGGCAGCAATGTATTCCCCGGTGGTGTATATGCAGGGTTCCTTGTAAGGGAAAACAGCAGCAACCCGCTGGCATTGGTAAACCTGCTGAAGATTATTACCATTAATACCTATAAAAGAGATGCGCAGGGTGTATCACAACTGGTGGAATCGAAGAGCGGTTCGCAGCTGCTGGGACTCACCGTATTGCTGAACTTGTTGGGCAACGACTATGGTGTGAAAAATATCGGGTTTATTACTTCGCAGCCATTTGATGAAATGCAGATCTCGATAGGTGGCTTGGCAAACGTGGGACTTACTGCTGCATCACTGGATGTATTCTCGGCAACCATCGATACCCGCTATGTAGCGCCAGGTACCCCGGGATTAAGCTGCCCGCTCTTTAAAACAAACCCGGACATTAACTTTACAACTGTTAATAAGCCAGTAACCGGCTCCGTAGCTACCAATGATAAGGTTCCTGCCGGAACTACCTATACCAATGCCGTGGCAGTAAATGGTGCCGATGGTGTACCCAATCCTTCCGGTGGAACACTTACACTGAATGCGGATGGCAGTGGTAACTACACCTTTGTGGCTACAGCCCTGGGCTCTTATAGCTACGATATTACGGTGAGCAACGGAACCGTTACAGAAGTGCAGAATCTTACGATTACGGTAACGGATCCTGCTATTTCCACCAACCTGCCGATTGTAAACACAGATATCGCATCCACCAACGCCGGTGCTCCGGTTACGGTAAATGTGCTGGTAAACGATCATGCCGGTAATCCGGGTGGTACCCTTGGTACACCGGAAATATTCAAGCAGGGGTCAAATGGTACGGCAACCATCAATGGCAGCCAGGTGGTATATACACCAGCTGCAGGTTTTGTAGGAAAAGATACCATTGTATATAAAGTTTGTGAAACGCCGGGTACCAACCTTTGTGGTTATGCCTACGTGTTTGTTGAGGTAAAACCTGCAGCAATCAATACCACCAGTGCAACAGATGATTTTGCTGTGACCAATGCGGGCACAGCGGTAACCGGTAATGTAAAAGACAATGACATCGATCCGGAAGGCGATCCGCAAACAGTTGCTACGCAAGGCTTTACCGATGACACTTACGGCACGTTTACACTGGGCTCAGATGGCGCCTATACATTTACACCTAAAGTTGGGTTCTCGGGCACTGCGCGGTTTACGTATGTAATCAGCGACAATAAGGGTGCCAGCGCAACCGGAACATTGTATGTGTATACGAAGGGTAGTGCCGCCGACCTCACCATTAGTTCAATGGCCCTGCCGGCACAGGTGAAAGGTTCTAAAACGGTAAGTGTACGTATTAGCGTATCAACAGTAAACAGTAGTCCAACGGATGGTACGGATGTATATGTATTGATACCAAAGACAGCGAACATCATGCTTGATACTTATGCTCCCGCTTTAACAACCATGTTTGGTTTGCCGGTACAGAATGCAGATTGGTCTTATGTAGGAATGGATGCATCAAACGTGAACTATATGTTTAAACTGGGTGGAACCAATCTGAAAACCGTCATTGCCGGTTCTTCAACCTCATCCTTCGGTGTAACGTTTACATTCAATGGCGGAAGCAACGCAGGGCTGGAGAACTTGATTACATACATTTTTGAAAACTCCGGAGGTGAAAGCAATAGCACCAACAATAATGATTCCGAAGCTATTCAATACAATCCTTAA
- the rplJ gene encoding 50S ribosomal protein L10, which yields MTKEQKNEVIEVLKGKFSQYSNFYITDTESLSVDQVSKLRRACFNKNVEMKVAKNTLIRKALESLDAEKYAGVYDSLHKVTALMFSENPKEPAVILSSFRSEAKKEKPELKLAFINGDLYTGDNQLAALVKIKTKNELIGEVIGLLLSPIQRVIGALQNRPEGEAAPVAAEAPATESAAAPEAEAPAADATPAAE from the coding sequence ATGACTAAAGAACAAAAAAATGAAGTAATTGAGGTATTGAAGGGGAAATTCTCTCAATACAGCAACTTTTATATTACAGATACCGAGTCGCTTAGTGTAGACCAGGTAAGCAAATTGCGCCGCGCTTGTTTCAATAAGAACGTGGAAATGAAAGTGGCCAAGAACACCCTGATCCGGAAAGCGCTGGAAAGTCTGGATGCAGAAAAATATGCAGGTGTGTATGATTCATTGCACAAGGTAACAGCCCTGATGTTTTCTGAAAACCCCAAAGAGCCCGCTGTAATCCTGAGCTCTTTCCGCAGCGAAGCAAAGAAAGAAAAGCCCGAACTGAAACTGGCGTTTATTAACGGCGATCTGTATACCGGCGATAACCAACTGGCTGCCCTGGTTAAGATCAAAACGAAGAATGAACTGATCGGTGAAGTGATCGGCTTGTTACTGTCTCCGATCCAGCGTGTGATTGGTGCGTTGCAGAACAGACCGGAAGGTGAAGCGGCTCCCGTAGCAGCAGAAGCCCCGGCAACTGAAAGTGCAGCAGCTCCTGAAGCGGAAGCACCTGCAGCAGATGCAACTCCGGCGGCTGAGTAA
- the gap gene encoding type I glyceraldehyde-3-phosphate dehydrogenase: protein MSTVKVAINGFGRIGRLAYRQIYNQQGIDVVAINDLTSPKVLAHLLKYDSAQGGFNQDVKSTENSIIVDGNEIKIYAQKDPSLIPWKDHDVDVVLECTGFFTDKTKAEAHLAAGAKRVVISAPATGDLKTVVFNVNHDILDGSETIISCASCTTNCLAPMAKVLDDTFGIELGIMTTIHAYTNDQNTLDAPHAKGDLRRARAAAANIVPNSTGAAKAIGLVLPSLKGKLDGSAQRVPTITGSITELNVTLKKQTSAEEINAAMKAASNESFGYTEDEIVSSDVIGTHYGSLFDATLTKVMTVGDKQLVRTVSWYDNEMSYVSQLVRTVEYFAKLISK from the coding sequence ATGAGTACAGTAAAAGTAGCCATCAACGGCTTCGGCAGAATCGGCCGTTTGGCTTATCGTCAAATCTACAATCAACAAGGTATCGACGTTGTTGCGATCAATGATTTGACCAGCCCCAAAGTATTAGCTCACCTGTTAAAATACGACTCCGCTCAGGGCGGTTTCAATCAAGATGTAAAAAGCACTGAAAATTCCATTATCGTTGATGGTAATGAGATTAAAATATATGCACAAAAAGATCCTTCCCTGATTCCCTGGAAAGATCATGATGTAGATGTAGTACTGGAATGTACCGGTTTCTTCACTGATAAAACAAAGGCAGAAGCACACCTCGCGGCCGGCGCTAAAAGAGTGGTGATCTCTGCTCCCGCAACCGGTGACCTGAAAACCGTGGTGTTCAACGTGAACCACGATATCCTGGACGGAAGCGAAACCATCATCAGCTGCGCTTCCTGCACAACCAACTGTCTGGCTCCGATGGCAAAAGTATTGGATGATACCTTCGGTATCGAACTGGGTATCATGACCACCATCCACGCCTACACCAACGATCAGAACACCCTGGATGCTCCGCATGCCAAAGGTGATCTGAGAAGGGCAAGAGCGGCTGCGGCTAACATCGTTCCCAACAGCACTGGTGCTGCAAAAGCGATTGGCCTGGTATTGCCAAGCCTGAAAGGAAAACTGGACGGTAGCGCACAACGGGTGCCTACCATTACCGGTTCTATTACCGAGCTGAATGTAACTCTGAAGAAACAAACCTCTGCTGAAGAAATCAATGCAGCAATGAAGGCAGCTTCTAACGAAAGCTTTGGTTATACCGAAGATGAAATCGTAAGCAGCGATGTGATAGGTACACACTATGGTTCTTTGTTTGATGCTACCTTAACCAAAGTGATGACCGTAGGTGACAAACAACTGGTTCGTACCGTTTCCTGGTATGATAACGAAATGAGCTATGTATCGCAGCTCGTTCGCACGGTTGAGTATTTTGCGAAACTGATCAGCAAGTAA